The following DNA comes from Herpetosiphon gulosus.
TGCTGACAAATATGTCTGGTTCTTCCTACTGTTTGCTGGGGGTCTTTTTGGCCTCGTTGGCAACCGACCGCGATCGCCTGACCTTCCGTTCGCAACAAGATGTATTGGCGGCCACGGGCTTGGGAGTGCTTTGCTCTCAAATGTTGGTTGGGCTGTTGCAATCAAAGGGTCAAGTGCGTAAGGCTGGCTTGGCCTCACTGGGTGCGGGGGTCATCAGCACCTTGATTATGCAGATTGTCCGACGCGTTAACGCCAATCAACCTAAATAATCCCAAAGCCTAGTTTGGGAAGTAACTAGGGTGCTAGCTATGCAACGAAGCCGACGCTAGCGCCATGAATATGCTTGCGCCATCTGCTGCCTCATCTCACCCCTGGCGTACTAGCAACCTGAAATGCCAGGTTGCTCGGTGAACAATTGTTTTAACTAAACATAACGTTTGCCGCCAATTCCTCGTTCCATCATGCGGTCGAGGCTTCCAATGCTGAAAACGGTTTATCACACATGAACCTCAACGGAGCAGCTTGATGATTATTCTTGAAACCAAGGAATTGGTCAAAAGTTTTCGGGTGCGGGGACGTTTAGTCGAGGCCGTCAAAGGCGTAACGATGAATGTTCAAGCAGGCGAGATTTTTGGATTTCTCGGGCCGAACGGGGCCGGTAAAACGACCACAATGCGTATGTTAACAACCTTGCTCAAGCCAAGCAGCGGTCAGGCAACGATCGCTGGCATCGATCTCTTACAACATTCGCGGCAAGTGCGCGAAAAAATTGGCTATGTAAGCCAAGCTGGCGGGGCTGAGAGCGCTTGTACAGCGCGTGAAAATTTGATTTTGCAAGCCCGTTTTTATGGCATAACCCCTCATGATGCTGCCGTGCGAGCTAAAGAATTGCTAGCAGCGCTTGATCTTGAGCAGATTGCCGATCGCCCAAGTAGCAGCTACTCCGGTGGTCAACGCCGCCGTCTCGATTTAGCTTTGGGCATGGTGCACAAACCTAAATTGCTCTTGCTCGATGAGCCGACTGCTGCGCTTGATCCGCAAAGTCGAGCTTGGCTGTGGGCCGAGGTACGTCGTCTGAATGCCGAGGGCACAACGATTTTCATGACCACCCACTACCTCGATGAGGCCGATGCGCTCTGCCAACGCTTGGCAATTATTGACGATGGTCGGATTGTGGTTGAAGGCACGCCCGATGCCCTCAAACGTCAGATCGTCGGCGATACAATCACCTTGGGCTTGCAATTTCAGCCCGAAAGTGACCACAACGTTAAGGATCTCTTGCAGCAGCAGAGCTATATCCATTCGCTGGAATATGCTGAGCAAACCATTCGCTTGGTGGTTGATCGTGGCTCCGAGGCCTTGCCATTAATTCTGCGGCTAATCGATGAAGCCAATCTGCACGTTCAAACGGTCGAACTTTCGCGCCCTTCGCTGGATGATGTGTTTCTTAAGCAAACTGGTCGTTCATTACGCGAGTCTGCCAACTAGCTCGAGGATATTCAATGCAATCGCTACGTGATACATGGCTGCTGTTTAAGCATTATCTCACCATGACCATGCGCAACCCAGTGATGGTGATTGTCGGCCTTTTTCAACCAGTGGTGCAATTGTTATTATTTGCGCCCTTGTTAGAGCCAATTGCTGGAACTGAGGGCTTTCCCGAAGGCGGCGCAATTGGGGTTTTTACCCCTGGCTTGTTGGTGATGTTGGGCATTACTGGCTCGTTGTTTGTGGTATTTGGCTTTATTGCTGAGCTACGCGCGGGCGTGCTTGAGCGCATGCGAGTTACGCCGTTGAGTCGTTTGGCTTTGGTGTTGGGGCGTTTGCTGCGCGATGTCACGATGTTGTTGCTGCAAGCCTTGGTGCTGGTTGGCGTGGCATGGCTCATGGGCTTGCGGGCTGATCCAGTTGGTGTAGCGCTTTCGATGTTGATTGTGGTGCTGCTGGGCTTGTTGGTTTCTTCATGTTCATATGCAGTTGCGCTAATTTTACAAGATGAGAACACGGTTGCCTCGTTGCTCAACTTTTTGATCTTGCCAATTTTGCTACTTTCAGGCATTACCCTACCGCTCACCTTAGCGCCAAATTGGATTCGCAAGGTCGCGGGAGTTAATCCATTTGCCTATGCTGTTGATGCCTCGCGGGCCTTGTTTATTGGCCAGCTTGAGCATCCGGCGGTTTGGCAAGGCTTTGCAGTGATGGGCGTATTGTCCTTTTTGGGCGTTTTTTGGGCGGTGCGTTCGTTTCGTCAAGGCGTAGCCTAGTTGCACTCCCTCACCCCAACCCCTCTCCCGCCTGCGAAGCGAGGGGGAATCACCGAATCATGATCATTGGAACGCCCCTCGCCCGCCGCAGTGGGAGAGGGGTTGGGGTGAGGGATCTTAAAACCTACTCTTGAAAGCTAGCCCTCTCTCCCACCTAATGAGGCGAGGGGAAACCATGATAGGAGTATGATCGAATGGCGACGATTGTTATCAGTATGTTTCCCGAAGAAGGCCATCTTATTCCTAGTTTCAAGCTTGGTAAAAGCCTAAAAGTCCAAGGCCATCAGGTTTATTATTTGGCCTTGGCCGATTTTGAGGAGTATATTCGCAAGCAAGGTTTTGAATATTTGCCCTTGTTTGCTGAGGATTTTTCCAAAGGCTTTCGTGCTCAGCAAACTGAACGAATTGCGAACAGCCGTGGTCGAGCTTTTTTGAAAGAGGTTTCGCAAACTGCTTTTTATCTCAAGTTGTTTCAAACTGTGCGCGAAGCGCAAAATCCAATCAAACGTAGTTTGTTGGAAATTGGGGCTGATCTGTGTATATTTGATGGATTTTTGGCTCCGCTGAGCTTAATGGTGCGGCATGCTGGGCTGGAAGTGATTAGTCTGAGTATTAATATTAATCTTCCGCAGGCCGTCAATTATCCGCCAGTTGTCACTAACATTGTGCCCGATAACACGCCTGCCTCACTCTCCAAGGCCAGCATGGCTTGGAAATTTAGCGGGCTAGCGATCAAAATAACCAACTTTTTGATTGGCTACAACTTTCAGAAAAAGCTAACCGAACTGGCAACCCACTTTGGCTTTCCTGCCGATATGGTTGTGCCTGCGGCCCTATTTCCACGCTTACGCCCCCAACTCGAGATACCCGAACTCGTACTTTGCCCGCAAGTCTTTGATTTTCCACGGCCAAGCGTTGAGCAAGGGATTTTCTACTGTGAGCCGTCGATTGATCTTGATCGCCAAGAAGCGGCCTTTGATTGGTCACAGATTGACCCCAACAAGCCACTGATTTTTTGTACCTTGGGCAGCCAAAGTCATATCTACAAACCAAGTCGGCGCTTTTTTCAAACCGTGATCGACATCATGCGCAGCCGTCCCGATTGGCAATTGATTATGGCGCTTGGCCAGAAATTTCAAGCCCATGAATTTGCAAATGTGCCAGCCAATGTGCAGCTGCTGCAATGGGCTTCGGTCGAGCAAATTCTGCCACGCACCAGCGTGATGATTACTCACGGTGGGGTTGGCACAATTAAAGAATGTGTCTATTTCAACGTGCCAATGGTGGTTTTTCCAGGCAACCGTGATCAACCTGGCTATGCGGCGCGGGTTGTTTACCATGAGCTAGGGTTGATGGGCGCGATGGGCAAAGTTTCGGCCCAAGCGCTGGAAACAATGCTCAACCAAGTGATTCAAAATCCTAACTTTAGGCAACGGGTTACGGCAATGGGCGAGGAATTTCGCGCCTTGGAAGCTGCTAGCCCAGCGCTGGAATTAATTCAAAGTAAATTACCGAATACCCGAACTGTTGCCTCGTAAGGTTGCCCCTAGGCAGTGCCGCCTCTGGTGCTCAATTAAGGCTGATTCCTAGGTTATGTGTTTGCGATCAATCGAGGTGTTTGCTGATTGCTGTTGGCAGCGATGCCACTCCCAGCGAGCACCCCGTAAGCCTTGCTTTGTGCCAATGTGCTGATATTGAAGGTTGGACTGACCAACCATGAATTGATAAGGGAAAGATACAGCAGATGAATATTGCCCAGCATATTGAAAAAGCGCGACTTCACAGCCCCAACAAGCTAGCGCTGATTTTTGAAAATACTCACTATAGCTATCAAGATCTTGATCAATGGGCCAATCAAATTGCCAATGGTCTTGCCCAACTTGGCCTTCGGGTTGGTGATCGAGTCGCGCTTTTTTTGCCCAATATTCCTGAATTTATGGTTGGCTATCTTGGCATTATTAAACTCGGCGCAATTGCAGTTTCGTTGAATGTGCAACTTCAGCGCGACGAAATTAAATTTATTGTCAACGATAGCCAAGCTACCGCGATGATCACCACGCCAGAATTAGCCCAACTCGTGCCGACTGCTGAATGCCCAAGCCTCAAGCATGTGTTTGTGACTGGTTCAGTTGATGCATCCACAAGTTTAGCCAGCTTAATTGAATCAGCGCCCAAGGAATATCAAGCTCGGGCTATGCAGCCACATGATCCAGCTGCGATTGTTTATTCATCGGGTACGACGGGATTTCCCAAAGGCGTAACCCTCTCGCATCACAATATTATCTCGAATATGCAGGCTAAAAATCGCTATTGTGATATGCGCTCAAGCGATCGCTTATTGCTGTGCGTGCCACTTTTTCATTGTTTTGGCCAAAATGCGATTTTTAATAGTGCCCTGAATGCTGGAGCCACAATTGTATTACACCGCAGCTTTAATCTTGATTTAGTGCTACGTTCAATTCAAGCCGATCAAGTGACGATGTTTTTTGGTGTACCAACAATTTATCTCTTGTTATTGAATAAAACTGAGCCTGAGCAATTCCATGCTGTACGCTACTTTTTCTCGGGCGCAGCAATTTTGCCCGTTGAAATTGCTCAGCGTTGGTATGCAAAATATAAATTACCAATTCATGAAGGCTATGGTTTAACTGAAACTTCGCCATTTGCCGCCTATAACCATATTTCTGACTATAAACTTGGCTCGGTTGGTGTGCCAATTGAGCAGGTTGAAATAAAAATCGTCGATATTGAAACTGATGTCGAAGTCTTGCCCGATGAGGTAGGAGAAATTATTATTCGTGGCCCAAACGTTATGCTGGGCTATTGGAATAACCCAACCGCAACCGCGCAAGCAATTCGCAATGGTTGGTTTCATACTGGCGACCTGGGCAAAAAAGACCAAGCTGGTTATTTATTTATCGTTGATCGGTTGAAAGATATGATCAACGTTGCTGGGATTAAAGTGTACCCCGCTGAAGTCGAAAACGTGATCTATCAATTATCCGAGGTTGCTGAAGTTGCGGTCTATGGGGTTGCCGATGCGATTACTGGCGAACGGGTTGAAGCCCAAATCGTATTTAAACCCAATCAACAGCTGCCAATTCAAGCAATTATCGCGTTTTGTCGCCAACATATGGCGAGTTTCAAAGTGCCAACCGCAATCAAAGTCGTTGATTCGATTCCCAAAAACCCGACCGGCAAAGTGTTAAAACGGCTCTTACGCAACGAGGCTGGAGCCTAAGTTCGAAAGGTTTAGGACATGTTAGAGCGACTATCAACAAATTCAACGTTGGAAAACCACATGCGCCACCAAGTAACCCTAACAGGTACAGGCCTAACCATTGAGGACGTTGTTCGCGTGGCTCGCCATCATCACCCAGTTGGGCTAACCGATAACCCCACGATTTTGCAGCGAATTGAGGATTCGTGTGCTTATATCAACGATGCTGTCAAAGCCAGCAAGCCTGTCTATGGTGTAACAACTGGCTTTGGTGGTATGGCCGATGTGGTTATTTCGTCCGAGGAAGCTGCTGATTTGCAGAATAATGCAATTTGGTATCACAAAACTGGCGCTGGCAAATTGTTGCCCTTAGCCGATGTACGGGCAGCGATGTTACTGCGAGCCAACTCGCATATGCGTGGTGTTTCGGGCATTCGCTTGGAAATTATCCAACGTATGATGACCTTTTTGAATGCCAATGTCACGCCGCATGTGCGCGAGTTTGGCTCAATTGGGGCCAGCGGCGATTTAGTGCCATTGATTAGCATTACTGGAGCCTTGCTTGGCACTGATCCCGCTTTCCGTGTTGATTTTGATGGCGAGGATATTGATTGTCTTGAGGCGTTGGAACGGCTAAACTTGCCACGCTTACAGTTGTTGCCCAAAGAAGGCTTGGCCATGATGAATGGCACTTCGGTGATGACTGGGATTGCTTCGAATGTGCTGCATGATGCGCGGATTTTGCTGGGCTTGGCGCTAAATATCCATGGGTTGATGATTCAAGGTTTGCAAGGCACCAATCAATCGTTCCACCCCTTTATTCATCAACATAAAGCCCATACTGGCCAGGTTTGGGCCGCCGACCATATGCTACAAATCTTAGAAGGATCGGCTTTATCGCGCGATGAGCTTGATGGACGACATGAATACCGCGAAGGCGATTTGATTCAAGATCGCTATTCGTTGCGCTGCTTGCCGCAGTTTTTGGGGCCAATTATTGATGGCATGGCCTATATCACCCATCATTTGCGGGTCGAAATCAACTCGGCCAATGATAATCCTTTAATTAATACCGAAGATGGGGCCAGCTATCATGGTGGCAATTTCCTCGGCCAATACATTGGTGTTGGTATGGATCAACTGCGCTATTACATGGGCTTGATGGCCAAACACCTTGATGTGCAAATTGCCTTGTTGGTTTCGCCACAGTTCAACAATGGCTTATCAGCCTCGTTGGTCGGCAACACCGACCGCAAGGTCAATATGGGTCTCAAAGGCTTGCAAATTTCGGGCAACTCGATTATGCCAATTTTGGGATTTTTGGGTAACTCGTTGGCTGATCGCTTTCCAACTCATGCTGAGCAATTTAACCAAAATATCAATAGCCAAGGCTTTGGTTCGGCCAATTTGGCCCGCCAAACCATCGAAACCTTGCAACAATATATTGCGATTGCTTTGATTTTTGGGGTGCAAGCGGTCGATTTACGCACCTTCAAGCGAACTGGTCACTACAACGCAGTTGAAACGCTGTCGCCGATGACCGCCAAACTCTACAGTGCGATGCGTGAAGTGGTGGGCAAACCGATTTCGCACGAACGCCCCTACATTTGGAATGACAACGAGCAAGCTTTAGAACAACATATCAGCGCGATTGTCAGCGACATCACCAACGATGGGATTATTCCCCAAGCAATTCAAGAAACCTTAGATAGCTTGCGCTCAATTATTGTATTTGCCTAATAACTACTTAAAAATATTAATTAAGCAGGTATGCCAATTCTAGCCCTGAATGCAAGAATTGGCATACCTGCTTTAATCGAGTCATTCAGCTACAAAAACTCCACAAATGTGCCCTAAAAAGCCGAGCTTTTTAGATTGTGTTTAGTCTAGCCAACGTGCATACTGATGCTGCTGTAACTTTTTTGTGGAGGGTTTATGGGTGCTGTTGTACGTTGGCTATTGGTTGGGGTCATGGTGGTGGGTTTGAATTTGCCTGCCGAGGCGATAAAGCTCCATACGACGTTTGTCGTCACAACAACGGATGATGATTTTATTGCCGATAATGGTACATGTTCGTTGCGCGAGGCGCTTTATGCCGCCAATAGCAACCAAGCCTATGATGCTTGCCCGGCTGGCGGCGCGAACGATACGATTCAGCTAGCGGCGGCAAGCTATCGTTTAACCCGTACTGGCATGAATGATGAGACTGGTGCGCTGGGTGATCTGGATATTCTGAGCGATTTAACGATTACTGGGGTGAGTTCGGCCACCACGATAATTGATGGCATGGAAAGCGATCGGGTGTTGGATATCTACACCGCAACCGTTACCCTGAACAATCTACAAATTCGCAATGGTTTTGTGGATAACGATGATGAGCTTGGGCGCTATTACGGCCATGGCATTTTGCAACGCTATGGCAATGTGCATATTCAATCGAGTTTGATTGAACGCAATGGTTTGCTGCGCTCGACGATGCTAGGTAATAACTATGGTGGTGGCATTGCTAGCCTGAATGGAACCCTCAGCATTGACGATAGCACGATTCGGAGTAATGTTTTACGCTCATATGTTGATGGGTTTGATGAAGGTAGTGGTCATGGAGCCGGCTTATACATCAGTAGTCAAGCGGTTACTATTACCAATTCGTTGTTTGATAACAATCAGCGTGGATTTGGACCTGCGATTTACATGATCAAGGGTAATTTAAGTCTGCTGAATAGCGTGATTCAGCATTCATCCGATAGTCACCAAACCTCGGCTGCGATCAATGTCCTTGGTGGTAAGCTTACGATAACGGGTAGTAGTCTGTTGAATAATACGCCACAGGGTTTGTCGGTGCGTGGAGCAAGCAGCGCCACGCTTGCTGATACAAGCTTTGTTGGAAATGGCTCTAGTGATCCGAATGCCCGTGAATGCTCGCGTGGTGGAGCAATTTATAATGCGGCAACGCTTTCGGTTAGCCGAAGTCGCTTTATTGGCAATTATGCTGATCTTGGCGGCGGACTCTATCAGCATGCTGGCAAGGCAACCCTGCTTGATAGTGAATGGGTTGAAAATCGTAGCAGTGGCGGTGTTCGCAATGAAGAAGAGTGTTTTGGTTATGGCGGAGCAATCTACCAAAATCTAGGTGTGGTAACACTCGATACCAGCACCATCGCCCATAATTACTCGTTTTATACTGGTAGCGGGATTGCCCAACTCCAAGCGACTGCGCTGATGACAATTACCAATTCAACGATTGTTTCTAATACCAATCGCTACTATGAACATGATCCAAAATATCCAGATATGCGAACAGCGGGTCTTTATGCAACTGGTCGCATGAGCCTTGGCAATACGATTGTGGCCAATAACTATAATACCAGTGTGGCTGATGCCTATGATTGTATGGGCACAATTCTCAGTCTTGGTCATAATCTGTTGGAGCATCCTCGCCCGCAAACAATGTATCCATGTAGTTTTCAAGCGCAAGCCAGTGATCAACTTAATCTTGACCCGATGCTGGATCAGTTTGATTTTCATTCAGGCACGACCCGTAGTTACAGCCTGAATCCGCTGAGTCCAGCGATTGATGCTGGTGCTAATTGTGGTCCGTTTGATCAACGAGGAATTGCCCGCCCGCAAGATGGCGATGGTGATACCCAAGCGGTTTGTGATATTGGTGCATTTGAATATAGTTTGCCTGCGCCAACCCGCTTTGTGCTGTTTGTGCCCTACATTACCCAATAGTTAAATGATCAGGCGGGGATGGATCACGCATCCCCGCCGAATTTGTGGCCTAAAATTGTTAGTTTGAGCACTTAGAGTTCATCACGTTCGAGCCATTTGGCAATGCTGGTGGGTGCTTTGAAATTTGTTACGTCATGCAATACTTGATCAAGCGTGCTGCGAATTGAAATAAAACGCCGATGTTCTGGAGCCACAAAACCCTCGCTGACCGCTCCTTCGATAAAGGCCAGCAGCGGGTCATAATAGCCTTTGACATTCCAGACCACAATTGGTTTGGCGTGGATGCCAAGCTGGGCCCATGTTAAAATCTCAAATAATTCCTCGAACGTGCCTAGACCACCTGGTAGCGCGATAAAGGCGTTGGAACGTTCGGCCATCATGGCTTTGCGTTCATGCATGCTGCGTACCACAAAGCGTTGCGATAAGCGTGGATGCGCCACTTCTTTTAAAAACAAGCCATCGGGAATAATGCCTTCGACATAGCCACCAGCTGCCAGCGCACTATTGGCCAAAATTCCCATCAAGCCATTCGAAGAGCCACCATAAACTAAGCCTAACCCCCCTTGGGCTGCGGCGATACCGAGTTCCCTAGCTGCGTCGCTATAGTCGGGCTGCGCTCCATTGCGCGAACCACAGAACACACACACATTAAATTCTGGTCGTTTCATCGTCATGCCAATGCTGCTCCTTGTGTTGTTCCCTGCGGCACAGATCATAATAGCATGGAACCGCTTATTGTTTTAGGTTCTGTCTGATAATTCCATGGTAGACTCTGTGGCAGGAGGTAGGTATGGCTCCCCATGAATTAACCGATGTGCAGTTTGCATTAATTGTACTGCTCTTACCGACCGGAACGCGTCGTGGCCGCCCGTGGAATGACCATCGTCGCGTCGTGAATGGCGTATTTTGGAAGCTCAATACCGGCGTTCCTTGGCTTCCCGATCGCTATGGGTCGTGGAAAACGCTGTATGACCGCTTTGTGCTTTGGTGACGTGATGGTACCTGGGAACGCATCCTCACCGCGCTGCACATCACCGTGGATGCCGATGGCCAGCTCGATTG
Coding sequences within:
- a CDS encoding TIGR00730 family Rossman fold protein, translated to MTMKRPEFNVCVFCGSRNGAQPDYSDAARELGIAAAQGGLGLVYGGSSNGLMGILANSALAAGGYVEGIIPDGLFLKEVAHPRLSQRFVVRSMHERKAMMAERSNAFIALPGGLGTFEELFEILTWAQLGIHAKPIVVWNVKGYYDPLLAFIEGAVSEGFVAPEHRRFISIRSTLDQVLHDVTNFKAPTSIAKWLERDEL
- a CDS encoding ATP-binding cassette domain-containing protein, whose translation is MIILETKELVKSFRVRGRLVEAVKGVTMNVQAGEIFGFLGPNGAGKTTTMRMLTTLLKPSSGQATIAGIDLLQHSRQVREKIGYVSQAGGAESACTARENLILQARFYGITPHDAAVRAKELLAALDLEQIADRPSSSYSGGQRRRLDLALGMVHKPKLLLLDEPTAALDPQSRAWLWAEVRRLNAEGTTIFMTTHYLDEADALCQRLAIIDDGRIVVEGTPDALKRQIVGDTITLGLQFQPESDHNVKDLLQQQSYIHSLEYAEQTIRLVVDRGSEALPLILRLIDEANLHVQTVELSRPSLDDVFLKQTGRSLRESAN
- a CDS encoding long-chain-fatty-acid--CoA ligase, with the protein product MNIAQHIEKARLHSPNKLALIFENTHYSYQDLDQWANQIANGLAQLGLRVGDRVALFLPNIPEFMVGYLGIIKLGAIAVSLNVQLQRDEIKFIVNDSQATAMITTPELAQLVPTAECPSLKHVFVTGSVDASTSLASLIESAPKEYQARAMQPHDPAAIVYSSGTTGFPKGVTLSHHNIISNMQAKNRYCDMRSSDRLLLCVPLFHCFGQNAIFNSALNAGATIVLHRSFNLDLVLRSIQADQVTMFFGVPTIYLLLLNKTEPEQFHAVRYFFSGAAILPVEIAQRWYAKYKLPIHEGYGLTETSPFAAYNHISDYKLGSVGVPIEQVEIKIVDIETDVEVLPDEVGEIIIRGPNVMLGYWNNPTATAQAIRNGWFHTGDLGKKDQAGYLFIVDRLKDMINVAGIKVYPAEVENVIYQLSEVAEVAVYGVADAITGERVEAQIVFKPNQQLPIQAIIAFCRQHMASFKVPTAIKVVDSIPKNPTGKVLKRLLRNEAGA
- a CDS encoding nucleotide disphospho-sugar-binding domain-containing protein codes for the protein MATIVISMFPEEGHLIPSFKLGKSLKVQGHQVYYLALADFEEYIRKQGFEYLPLFAEDFSKGFRAQQTERIANSRGRAFLKEVSQTAFYLKLFQTVREAQNPIKRSLLEIGADLCIFDGFLAPLSLMVRHAGLEVISLSININLPQAVNYPPVVTNIVPDNTPASLSKASMAWKFSGLAIKITNFLIGYNFQKKLTELATHFGFPADMVVPAALFPRLRPQLEIPELVLCPQVFDFPRPSVEQGIFYCEPSIDLDRQEAAFDWSQIDPNKPLIFCTLGSQSHIYKPSRRFFQTVIDIMRSRPDWQLIMALGQKFQAHEFANVPANVQLLQWASVEQILPRTSVMITHGGVGTIKECVYFNVPMVVFPGNRDQPGYAARVVYHELGLMGAMGKVSAQALETMLNQVIQNPNFRQRVTAMGEEFRALEAASPALELIQSKLPNTRTVAS
- a CDS encoding ABC transporter permease produces the protein MQSLRDTWLLFKHYLTMTMRNPVMVIVGLFQPVVQLLLFAPLLEPIAGTEGFPEGGAIGVFTPGLLVMLGITGSLFVVFGFIAELRAGVLERMRVTPLSRLALVLGRLLRDVTMLLLQALVLVGVAWLMGLRADPVGVALSMLIVVLLGLLVSSCSYAVALILQDENTVASLLNFLILPILLLSGITLPLTLAPNWIRKVAGVNPFAYAVDASRALFIGQLEHPAVWQGFAVMGVLSFLGVFWAVRSFRQGVA
- a CDS encoding transposase codes for the protein MAPHELTDVQFALIVLLLPTGTRRGRPWNDHRRVVNGVFWKLNTGVPWLPDRYGSWKTLYDRFVLW
- a CDS encoding aromatic amino acid ammonia-lyase, with amino-acid sequence MRHQVTLTGTGLTIEDVVRVARHHHPVGLTDNPTILQRIEDSCAYINDAVKASKPVYGVTTGFGGMADVVISSEEAADLQNNAIWYHKTGAGKLLPLADVRAAMLLRANSHMRGVSGIRLEIIQRMMTFLNANVTPHVREFGSIGASGDLVPLISITGALLGTDPAFRVDFDGEDIDCLEALERLNLPRLQLLPKEGLAMMNGTSVMTGIASNVLHDARILLGLALNIHGLMIQGLQGTNQSFHPFIHQHKAHTGQVWAADHMLQILEGSALSRDELDGRHEYREGDLIQDRYSLRCLPQFLGPIIDGMAYITHHLRVEINSANDNPLINTEDGASYHGGNFLGQYIGVGMDQLRYYMGLMAKHLDVQIALLVSPQFNNGLSASLVGNTDRKVNMGLKGLQISGNSIMPILGFLGNSLADRFPTHAEQFNQNINSQGFGSANLARQTIETLQQYIAIALIFGVQAVDLRTFKRTGHYNAVETLSPMTAKLYSAMREVVGKPISHERPYIWNDNEQALEQHISAIVSDITNDGIIPQAIQETLDSLRSIIVFA
- a CDS encoding choice-of-anchor Q domain-containing protein; the encoded protein is MGAVVRWLLVGVMVVGLNLPAEAIKLHTTFVVTTTDDDFIADNGTCSLREALYAANSNQAYDACPAGGANDTIQLAAASYRLTRTGMNDETGALGDLDILSDLTITGVSSATTIIDGMESDRVLDIYTATVTLNNLQIRNGFVDNDDELGRYYGHGILQRYGNVHIQSSLIERNGLLRSTMLGNNYGGGIASLNGTLSIDDSTIRSNVLRSYVDGFDEGSGHGAGLYISSQAVTITNSLFDNNQRGFGPAIYMIKGNLSLLNSVIQHSSDSHQTSAAINVLGGKLTITGSSLLNNTPQGLSVRGASSATLADTSFVGNGSSDPNARECSRGGAIYNAATLSVSRSRFIGNYADLGGGLYQHAGKATLLDSEWVENRSSGGVRNEEECFGYGGAIYQNLGVVTLDTSTIAHNYSFYTGSGIAQLQATALMTITNSTIVSNTNRYYEHDPKYPDMRTAGLYATGRMSLGNTIVANNYNTSVADAYDCMGTILSLGHNLLEHPRPQTMYPCSFQAQASDQLNLDPMLDQFDFHSGTTRSYSLNPLSPAIDAGANCGPFDQRGIARPQDGDGDTQAVCDIGAFEYSLPAPTRFVLFVPYITQ